In Eubalaena glacialis isolate mEubGla1 chromosome 4, mEubGla1.1.hap2.+ XY, whole genome shotgun sequence, the genomic window TTCGATCAGTCCCAGGCAAAACTGTGAAATAGTTGGCATTTCCTTCTGGATCTCTGGATCTCCATCTCCCTTTATAACTATCTCCTGCTCTTCTCATCTCTACCCAGTCTCCTTCATCCCTCCCCAGGACTCTCCTGCTGGACGATCTGCTCCTAGTACCCATGTCTGCTTCCCACATGTCCTTTCTAGCAGCCCCTCACTCCCGGCAAGATATTCCTTCAATTTCCTTTCTGTCTACCACGTTTCTCCCTCCTTCAAATAGGAACAGCATTCAAAGACAAATCCCTACTAATGTGTTAATGTGTCACTTTCCTTGGTAAAATACTGCAATTTAATAGAGACCTTTGATGATTTgaccaaatgaaattattttaataggaACTTGGGCACCACACAATATGCTGGGAAGGGAGAGGCTTACAGTTTATAAAGATTTGTAGAGTTCTCAAAATGCTTTCATCTCTATTTTCTCCTCAATTTGGTATATCTAAAAGGGGTTGGTGGTGAAAGGATCAGAGAATaagagtatatatttatattttagcagGCCTCTCAAAACACGTGATTAGGCTGCAAAGAGGGTTAACCATATCCTTGCATCTGCCTTGTAATCAGCATAGGGTGgtaaaattgcaaattaaaactgagTTTTAAATCATTCTAGTCGTGGCTTCCCTGTGAAGAAGTGAGACCCCAGACTCATTTATAGGGAGATGTGGCTGATAATTTGAATTGAGATGACTAGGTTATTTACTGGATCTTCTTGGAATGGTTGCCCATCAGTGCAGCCCCCAAATGAATTGTGTACCTGTTCTAAAACCTGAGTTATGGGATAAGCCTAGGAATTATAAGATGTTGAGCTAGGAGAAGAAGACTTGATACTTTGCCTTGTACAAAGGCCGAGGCTGGAGAAGACTGGTCCAGGGTGTCACGACGGCGCTCGTTGAGTGGAGaccaggggtgggaagggagggacTGAACAGGTATTGCTATACTAGTCAGCCAGCTTATGGCTAGGGAGTCATTGACACAGGCTCACAAGGTTCTGTACCCACTCGCCACTGTTTTCATTGAACTTCACAGACTTAGCAATCTTTGTGTTGTAAATGTACACAGTTAATGGTcctcatttttcttctatttcccaTTTGGATTATGTAGTGTTTTCATAAAGAACTTCCTGAAAATGCATACCTGTTTCAGCTGTGTTGAGAACAGACAAAGAAAAAGGCTCTGGCTTCATTTGGGCTGGAGGGAAAATGGACATAGAATGGGATTTTAGTAAGCCAGTGGGGATGGAAGGGATCAAAGGGAGGGGTCCTCAATAGGATGTGAAAAGACAAGAGGGAACATGGTAGGCACTGCCTAGGCATCTATTCTTCTATCACTACATGACTTTCTTTTGGCCCAGCCCTTGCAGAAAGTTTAGAGAttccttcttttctctgaaaaatatGATGGTGAGCCTAGAAATAAAGTTGCCCgttggtgtttactctttttccttccctttctttattCTGCAGCTTCTTCAAGGTGCAGCCACCATGATCTCAGCAGGCTGATGATGGAAGAGAAGGAATCTGGAAGACCCTGTGCTCTAGCTTCCCTGGACGATGGATGGAGGACAGCCTGTCCCTTCACCCCTAGTGCCCCTTGGGAACGTGTCATCAGATTCTAGCATGTCTCTGGAGCAGAAAACCACATTTGTTTTTgtgattttgttgtttattttcttgggCATCCTCATAGTCAGGTGTTTCCGGATTCTTCTGGACCCGTATCGGAGCATGCCAACCTCGACCTGGGCTGACGGACTTGAAGGCCTGGAGAAAGGGCAGTTTGACCATGCCCTTGCTTAACAGGACAGGAGCAGGAATCCATCCTGAGGAAGAGAAATGCTTCATGTCTTGGCGCAGGATTCTCTTTAGTCAACGTTCTCAGCAACTCAAATTATAACCATATCTGGTTCTAGAACCACAATCCATTTATTCAGTGAACTTTTGAGGATATTGGAAATGGAGGTTTATATTCCTAACCCAAAATAGGAAGGTTTAAATTTCAATATTTactcaatgaatgaatgttgaatgtgTGTGATGGTGAAACTGAGAACATCTATAGTGACTTTGCCTAAAATGAAGCCCTACCGGACCTGACCAGAGAAAAAGACTAGAAATGATCTGATCTGAATCTGATGGCAGGGCCAAAAGAGACTTCCTTGTTCTAATCATGTCTcccagtttgttttattttcatgggAATCTGGGTCCTGGGcagagaatgaggaagaagtTGCTGAGTGGACCCAAAGCAGGTACTTGTTTTCTCCTAAAGCAAAGAGCACTGGAAGGCAATAGGAATGCTTAGAAGAGGTGGTTGATCCCTGGAAAATATGGGTGAGGATGATgtcattttacttttcaaataaaattgaaTTCAAAGGCTTATGGAGGTTTTAAAACTATTTACCAGGCCAAGTACATTCTAGGTATTCATATTAATAACATGCGTAGAGGTAGCTATACATAACCTGAATTTACTTTCTTTGCACAATTGGTTGAAATAATAGGTTGCAAGTACtgcttcaactttttttttaaataaaaagttaattgtTTAGAGGAGAAGACTTTTACAGTCTTAAGAGGAATGTGTGTTTATGACTGAATAGAAACCaaataaaacttttcaagaaacagAAGCGTCTCCTCTGTTATTTCAGTGCTCTGGAGGCAGAGAGTGGCATCGAATACTGAGGACTAACTGTTCTGAGAAAGAGAGCAAAGACCGCAAAAGGTCACGTAATTCATCCCTCTCCCATTTCAGGAAGGGCTCCCACAAATTTTTCTGACACGTAAGACCTTATTCTAAGCACTGTTTAAGTCCCCCCAAAAGAGAGATATGAAAACCTCTTATTCCAACTTCTGTACTGATAGGAAAAACCTGCATCTAAACTCCTTAGGTTGTATTTATAGTCTATGTCTTCTAATTTTCTCCTCAGCTAGCCatcattttttacattaaaaaaagttaaaaaaaccaaCTGTGCCTAAAAAGACAGCCCTTAGTAAACCAGCTccctgtatctctctctctctctcttttttttttttttttaatattttggacatCCTTCTGCCCAGatttcccccctccccatgttccctcttgattttttttcattaaaaaaaaaataacagctttattaaaatataattcacataccataaaatttagcCTCTTAACATGTACAATTCattggttttcagtatattcacagaattttgTGTGACCATCATCACAATATAATTCCAGAATTCTATACTCACcagcagtcacttcccatcccTCTTTCTCTCAGACCCAATAATTTCTAATCCAGTAATTTCTAATCTATGGATTTGCCAATTCTGGACATTTCGTACTAATGGAATCAAAGAGtacatggccttttgtgtctggcttctttcacttagcatgtttttaaagcaggttcatccatgttgtaaaatgatcagtatttcatttctttgtatggcCAAATAATGTCCTGTTGTTTggttatactacattttgtttattcatcatcTATCATGGTAATCCGTTGGCCAGTCTgaagaatgctgctatgaacatatttGTACACAATTTTGTATGGATatgtgttttcaattctcttgagtAAATTCCTATGAGTGGATTTGCTAGGCCATAtgttaattctatgtttaactttctgaagaACTGTGAGATTGTTTCCCAAAGCAGCgcattattttacattcccactggcaaTGTATATACGTTTTGATTCTTAACTCTTCCCAACTACTCAGATTTCTTCTTTAGCTATAGAATTTATAACTGAACACATCACTTCAAGAATGAGCCAGGTTAAAAAGAGAACCACCTCATAGTTTCTTCATGCTACAAGTTAATTGATGCCTTCAAAGATCCTTTGCTTCTAGatctaaaacaaaacactgaTGCTGATCTCTGATCATCCTGTGCTCTATTAAGTCACCTGAGTATTTTTTCTGTCTTACTATTACATCTTTCCTTAACCCATTAattataaagttttcttttttcttcaaatgtACCATGTCATGTGTatccttatttaatttttttcctatttttatgggGAGTCTATTCAAACCCAttcaggtatttattgagcacctgctttgAGTCTGGCATTTCTAGCACTGGAGAGATAGGAAAAGTGCAGGGCTAGTTCTTGCTCTTGAGTAACTTTCTACCTCATTGAAGAGCTGAGAAATGCAAGAAGACACGTGTCTGAATCATTGTTCAAATGACTGTGGCAAACTATGGTTCCTAcaccatcagcatcatctgggagcttAACAAAGATATATGCCCCCCCcactaattttaatataaaaggtGTATATGATCACagtaaaaatgtagaaacaatatggaaaaatataaagtaaatagcAAGAGTCAACATTCTGCCTCCTTAGTTCATTCTATCGCCTCAGTTTCTCTTCCCTAGAGATTGATTCTGTAGAGGTGGGTCAGTGAACAAGTGCTTCAGGAGATAGAATATGGGAGAGGTGGATGTGGGCCCAGATAGTCAAGGAAATGTCCCAGGAAACAACGGCTCAGGTGAGGATGGTACATGTTTAAGTGCTTGGTATAAAGCTTTATGCAATGTAAgttattattctaaaataaattctaTCTTGACCTAAGAGGATGGACGTGTTTTAGATACGTGCAACggaagagaggagggaaagccacagaagaggagaaggaggtgtGGCTGTGGGGCTTTTAGGGAGGAGGGCAGCCTGGCTGAGAAGGTAGCCGGAAGGGTAGCTGGAACTCACAGAGGCAGGATGAGGGTGGAGCTGAACATCCAAAGGTCCTAAGAGTCAAAATGAAAGtgatttctttctcaagaatcaCTGTagattcttgagaaagaaagtgaCACGAGGAGTGGTGGTCAAGGCCGGTTTCAGTACCCTCCCTCGGGGCCACGCTAGGATCTGCTTCTATAACGGGAACAGACTGAAATAGCCCTCCACGAGGCTTTTGAGAATACGACTGCCAGTAAGTGCCACAGGGCCTCCCAAAGcctgctcttctttctttcctccctttatcctcctctctatttttgtttttccttctcagaTTACTGCTCCTTCTTCAACCACCCCCTCGCTGGGTCCCCCGTTCTCCACCCTCCATCGTCCAGAGCAAGAGACCAGAACAGGTGATAAAATGCTTTGGGCTGTTCAGGGTAAATTGATCCCTCCTGTGAGAAGTGCTAACTCTCTGTTTTAATTCCTCAGGGCTCCTTGGGGTGAACAGCATATTCTCAAAAGGTCACAGAAGCCCTCTCTTTCCTGGCTACAGGAGTTACAGTACAGCATTTTGCCTACCTTACAGGATATTTATAATGAGTGCAGCTGCCCTCTATCATGTATATCTGCATCCCAGGATGACAAAAAttacttttccaaggtcactctAGAATAGAGCTGACTTCTGATTCAGAAAAATGTGGCACACTCATTCTCAGTCTGGCCTCTGACTGGTTTGTTCTCCCAAGAGACCCCAAGTTCTAGATCAACATTTCTCCCTCCAAGAGACATCTTTATTAAAGCATCTTAAATACTGTAAAGTAAGTCTAATATGGGGTTTGAAGGAGATTAACTTGACTCCTGCTGTTAAACTAATGAACATTCCAAGTGAGATCATTCTTTTACTATATTTAAGGGTTAAAGCTGAAACAAAATAAGCAACAGCTTTTAGAGGCAGAAATTAGAGCAGATCCTTATGTatgcaggaaaaaaatatgtatccaagtttgttttttattgaattcatttcatagtggttttttttttaatttttgaattttacttatttttttatatagcaagtTCTTaatagttatcaattttatacatattaatgtatatatgtcaatcccaatctcccaagttatcacaccaccaccccactccgccactttccccccttggtgtgcatacgtttgttctctacatctgtgtctctatttctgccctgcaaaccggttcgtctgtatcatttttctaggttccacatatatgtgttaatatacaa contains:
- the CTXN3 gene encoding cortexin-3, which produces MDGGQPVPSPLVPLGNVSSDSSMSLEQKTTFVFVILLFIFLGILIVRCFRILLDPYRSMPTSTWADGLEGLEKGQFDHALA